GATGCACGCTGTGCTCAAAGAAGTGGAAGATCAGGCCAATGGCATCAAATCGGTGGTTGAGGCCGTATTTGAACTGGAAGGCAGCGCCAAACCTGCCTGCGTGGCGGAGTTGATCACGCTGATGTTTGAATGAAAATCAGAGACCGGAAGACGGAGTATGGAGAACGTATTTATGACCATGCTTCGTTTTCCGTATTCCCGGTCTCTGTGTTCCGAACCCTTTAAAATCAACCTAAAAACGAATGAAAATGCGTTTAGCAAACAAAGTTGCCATCATTACCGGCGGGGCACGCGGAATCGGCAAAGCCACCGCCGAAATCTTCACCCGCGAAGGGGCCAAAGTCATCATCTGGGATATGCTCGACGTGGGAGAACAAACTGCGCAGGAATTGAAAGATAAAGGCTTTTCTGCCGAGTTTGTCAAAATCAGCGTGACAGACGTGCCTGCCGTAGAAGCGGCGGCCCGCGATGTTTTTGAACGCTACGGTCACATTGATATTTTGGTGAATAATGCCGGCATCACGCGCGATAAATCACTGCTTAAAATGTCGTATCAGGAATGGGCGCAGGTGATCGATATCAATCTCAACGGCGTGTTCAACTGTACCAAAACCATTGTGCCGTACATGGTTGAAAACAAATACGGTCGCATCATCTGTACCTCTTCGGTGGTGGGACAAACGGGTAATTTCGGTCAAACCAACTACGTGGCCACCAAAGCGGCCATCATCGGGATGGTGAAAACCTGGGCCAAAGAATTGGGAAAATACAACATTACGGCCAATGCCGTAGCGCCGGGGTTCATCAAAACCGAGATGACCGACCTGATTCCCGAAGAAGTACGCAACCAGACCGTGGCCGGCATTCCGGTCAAACGCATGGGGCTTCCCGAAGACATTGCCAATGCTTATCTCTACCTGGCGTCGGAAGAGGCAGGTTACGTCAACGGACATACGTTGAGCGTGAATGGAGGAGTCGCCTAAAAAAATAAGTATGCTTGCATACCTTTTTTGAAAAATGTAACTTTGGGCAAAAGTCAGAAAACAACTATACTTCATCATGGCACTGAACGAATCAATTTTGGAAGGTTTGAACTTCAATCTGTCGGAAGAACATTTGGCGGTCAAAGAAGCCGCGCGTGATTTTGCCCAAAACGAACTCCTGCCCGGTATTCTGGAGCGCGACAATGAGCAGAAATTTGACCCCAAACTCCTCAAACGCATGGGTGAGCTCGGCTTTATGGGCATGATGGTTGCTCCTGAATACGGCGGCGGCGGCATGGATACCGTATCGTACGTGCTGGCCATGGAAGAGCTCTCCAAAGTAGACGCCTCGGCTTCGGTGATGGTTTCGGTCAATAATTCGTTGGTGTGCTACGGGTTGGAAGCTTTTGGCACCGAAGAACAAAAACGCAAATACCTGACTCCGCTGGCTTCCGGCGAAATGGTCGGGGCTTTTTGCCTTTCTGAGCCCGAAGCAGGTTCAGATGCTACCTCACAACACACCACGGCCGAAGAAAAAGAAGACCATTATTTGGTCAACGGGACCAAAAACTGGATCACCAACGGCGGTATTTCATCGGTCTGTTTGGTCATTGCCCAAACCCATCCCGAACTGAAACACAAAGGCATCAATTGCCTCATTGTTGAAAAAGGATGGGATGGATTTGTGGTGGGGAAAAAGGAAGATAAAATGGGTATCCGTGCCTCCGATACGCATTCGCTGATGTTTACCGACGTAAAGGTTCCCAAAGAAAACCGCATCGGTGCCGATGGGTTTGGATTTAAATTTGCGATGAGTACCCTCAATGGCGGTCGCATCGGCATTGCCGCTCAGGCATTGGGCATTGCGGCGGGGGCGTTTGAGCTTTCGTTGAAGTATTCGAAAGAACGAAGAGCCTTTGGAAAGCCCATTTTTGAGCATCAGGCCATTCAGTTCAAACTGGCCGAAATGGCGACCAAAATAGAAGCGGCGCGCTTATTAGTCTATAAAGCCGCCCGGCTTAAGGACGAACACAAAGACTACGTAGAAGCCGCCGCCATGGCCAAGCTTTTTGCTTCTGATGTGGCTATGTGGGCCACCACCGAAGCGGTGCAGATTCACGGGGGCTATGGGTATGTGAAAGAATACCACGTAGAGCGCATGATGCGCGACGCCAAGATCACGCAGATTTACGAAGGTACCTCAGAGATTCAAAAATTGGTCATTGCGCGGGAGCTTTTGAAATAAAAGGCTACCGGCAATGACCAAGCAGGAATCAGGTGACGCATTCAGTAGCGGGCTAGGTAAATCGTCAAATTGCCTTTCACCTTTTTGTTTCCTTTGTATCTGAATTCTAACTTAGGGTCATAAAAATCAACTTTTGTGACTTTTTCTAAGCTATCCGGCCACAGCGTGATGGTTTGATCGGGGCCGTTATCGGAGCCATAACTTAACACCACCTCGACAGGCTCAGAGATGTTGCCTTTACCACTCACTTTTGCCCAAATAGGCATTATCCCCCAATCAAACACTATCGAGGTGTCTTTGTCTAAGTGTTTTATCTTGATTTCTTCGACACGTTTGTAGCGCTTACAGGCTAAAGATAGACTTGCCATCATCAGGTATAAAAATAAGCGTTGCATAAATGAGAGATTTTGTGAACAGGTTTTGAAGCAAAATACTGCTTTCTACGTTTTAAAATTAATCCTCCGATAATTAAAGATGCTCTAAATCGTGAGGCAGACCGTTTGAAAAGCCCTTTTAGCTCTGTTTTTTGTTTTAATCACACATTGGACGACGGTGGTAACCTGTCCAAAGGTTGCTCACAATCCATACAGTTAAATTCCAAAATGAATGTCCCTGTTTTATAGTAGGATGAGGCTGAAAGTTTAAGGCACCGCTGTTTTTTGAGAACCGGCGTTGCGTCCAAATAGTGATATAATATACCGGAAGGGCGGTTCGGTCCAAATCGGTGTATTGGATTAAGTAAAGATCGGGTACAAAGAGTAAACGGCTTCCCCGGTCGATGAAATTTTGATTAAAATATTTTTCTTTCAAAAAAAGTACCTCTGAAATCCAAAAATATTCAATAGCCTTATCAGGGCAAAATGCCCAAATAATCCAATTTTTGCTATTTTTTCAAAAAAAAGTGTGCGTTTTCTTGCGGGATTCGTGCACTTTTTTTTATATTGAAAAAAATTCCACACTTGTATTAGTTTTGTACAATTATTAGTTTTGTACAAATTTTACAGAAAACCCGTTTTTCGCCGGCATACAACCAACGCACTTAACCATTACCCAATGGAAGATTATAATAAAATCATCGAATCGCTCGGAGTGAAGTTTATCAAAGCTCGCCACATCCGAATGCTGCAAACCATCACAATCAAAAACTTTTACGACGTCGAAAATTCGTTGATGATCCTCTATGATGGAGAGGTGCTGTTTGCCAACGAAAAAATTGAGGTCGGCGACATGTTGTTTATTCCCGGAGGAAAACACGCAACCGTTACGTACAGCAGCGGCGACAGCGTGCAGCCCAAAGTGGTCAGCAACGAAGAGTTTCTGACGCGCCGGGAGTTATACTTCGACAGCTTGCGCGATGCCACGCAGGTGGGAAAGATTCCGCACTCGTTTGGGTTGGTGGCGTTTGATGCCAAAGTGTTTGATTCGGTCAACTTCTTTACGTCGTTGGACATTCCTCCCTTTATCATCAAGAATAATTCGTACCTCGGCCGCCTGATCGGGGAGATCCTGCAGGAAGATTTTAACGAAACCCCGGGGCGCGGACGGATCATCAAGATCAAGACCGAAGAGCTGGCGATTGAGGTCATTCGGTATATTTTGAAAAACAAGCTGTTTGTGGAGCAATTGGTCACCAACAGTACTTATTTCAAAGACCCGCGTTTGATCGATATTTTTGCTTACATCAAAGATAATTTGGGCGGTGACCTCTCTAATAAGGTGCTGGCCAACGTAGCCAACGTTTCGGAAGATTACGTGGGGCAGTATTTTAAAATGCTGACCGGAATTAACCCACAGGACTATATTGAATACCAGCGCATGGAAGAAGCCGTGACGCTGCTGCGTACGTCGAAGAAAAGCATCCGGGCCATCGGAGCTGAAGTAGGTTACAAAGACACCGCCTACTTCTGTCGACGTTTTAAAATGATGTTTGGCATTCCGGCCGGCAAGATGCGCCGCCGCGAATCACTGATGAACGTTTAAAGGTGAAAAATAGATTGATTCATAAAGCAGCTCATTCAACGGGCTGCTTTATTTTTTTATGTCAACGGTTCCGGTGATGATACGCTGCATATATGAGTTTTCCCTTAAATTTGCTTCTCAAACATAAACTTTTCTCTCATGAAGAAGCTGACTTCCTTTCTGCTGACCCTCGGTATCTGTGTAGGATTGCGGTTTGATGCCTTCTGTCAACTTCAGGGAGCCTGGAAACAGACGCTGCCCGAAGGAATTACCGCCGTGATGATCTGTTCGGATAGCTATCTGATGATTTCCCGTTATAAAGAAAAAGAATTTGTAATGACCGAAGGCGGCACGTACCGAATTGAAAACAACGTACTGAATTATCATTCTGAATTTAACAGCAGTGATACCTCAAAAGTCGGGCGGGATTTGACCTTAAAAACAAAAGGCAATCCTACAAAACGCTCGATAGAGCAGTGGGGCGACTGGCAACGGCTGGATGAAGGCAAAACCCCCGCCGCGGCCGTATACCGCATTACGGGGCGGATGGGCAATGACAATCAGATCACACCCATGCAGCGCGGCGCGAGAAAAACCCTTAAAATGCTGACCGATACCCGTTTTCAGTGGGTGGCCATCAATCCCGAAACCAAGCAGTTTTCCGGTACGGGCGGCGGAACGTACACGATCAAAGACGGAAAATATACCGAAACCATTGATTTTTTCAGCCGGGACAATAACCGGGTCGGTGCTGCATTGAGTTTTGATTATGAACTGAAAGACGGCAAAGACTGGCACCACAGCGGCCTGAGCAGCGCCGGAGCCAAAATCTATGAAGTGTGGAGTAAAGAAAAGTGAAGCGGTTCCTCAAACAACACCCTTTAGTTACAAGAAAATAACCTGACCTTTTGAAAATGCAAGGAATAACGATCCCTGAACTTTACGATTTGTTTCTCACCTGTACGGGTGTTTCGACCGACACCCGTCAAATCACGGAAGGATGTTTGTTCGTGGCACTTCGCGGCGATAAGTTTGATGGTAATCTATACGCCAAAGACGCGCTGGAAAAGGGAGCAAAGTACGCGATTGTGGATAACTCCGACGTAGCGGTGGATAACCGATACCTGTGGGTGGAAAACAGCCTCGAATCCTTGCAGCAATTAGCCGCCTATCACCGAAAGCAGTTGAATATCCCCGTTATTGGCCTTACCGGTTCCAACGGAAAAACCACGACCAAAGAGTTGATTGCGGCTGTATTGTCCAAAAAATTCAAAACGTATGCCACTAAAGGTAATCTGAATAATCACATCGGGGTTCCGCTTACACTATTGGCAATAGATGATACCTACGAAATAGCCGTGGTGGAAATGGGGGCCAATCACCAAAAGGAAATTGCGTTGCTCAGCGGTATTTCTGAGCCAACGCATGGGTTAATTACGAACGTGGGGAAAGCTCATCTGGAGGGTTTTGGCGGCATCGAAGGCGTCAGGATTGGTAAAGGAGAACTCTACGATTGGCTGGCCCACTCCGGAGGAACGGTATTTATCAACGGTTCCGATACCGCCTTGGTGGAAATGGCCGATCGGCGCACTTTTGCCGAAGAAGTTACCTATTTGGCAGGAGATGACGCTCCGGTACTGCTGGAAGACTCGCCGTTGGTAGTGTATCGGGACGCCGAAGGCAACCAAATAAATACCTGCCTGACGGGAAAGTATAACTTTGAAAACATCGCGGTGGCGCTCGCCATCGGTCGGTATTTTGGCGTTTCCAATGCACTGGCCAATCAAGCCGTTGCCGAGTACAATCCCACCAATAACCGTTCTCAAATCATTCAAAAAGGCACCAATACCGTCATCATGGATGCCTATAACGCCAATCCGTCGTCGATGTCGGCGGCGATTGAAAACTTCGGGCGACTGAAAGCGAAGCGAAAGATGGTCATTTTGGGCGATATGCTCGAACTCGGCGATGACTCACCCGAAGAACATTTGCTGATAGGAAAATTGATCGCCCAGCAACATTTTGACGTGGTCATTCTGGCGGGAAAACTCATGCAGGAGGCTCTGCCGGCGTTGCCTCAAGCCTATTATTTTCCGGATAAGTTTTCATTGCATAATTGGATCGTAGACCACCCGCAGCAAAATACGCATGTCCTCATCAAAGGCTCACGGGGCATGGGGCTCGAAACGGTGGTGCCGTATCTCTGATGTTCGGCCTTTAATATCCTACGGCATAATCCTTCTTAAACGGTTTGCCCGACCAGGCCTTTTGCTGCGTCCACTCAGCGTCGGGGTCGGCCCAAAACGGGTCGGTAGCGGGCAAACCTAAGGGAATAAATCCTAAGGTGGTTAAATACATACTTCCGGCGTTGGAATACGAATCGGCAATGTTGGGTTGGTGTCCGGCAAAGCCCAAGGTAAGCCAGCCTTCTTTGTCAAAAATGCCCTCCTGCGCAAACATCCGTTTCATCACCTCGGTAAGCCCGCAGCGTACCTGTGCCGGACTGACCCCTTCGGGCAGTTGATGGATCAATGCTGCGTGACACAACGCCTGAAATGCCCCCAGACGGTAAGTCACGCTGCGTCCAAACGCAGGAAAGGTGCCTTCGGGAGAGATCAGTCGTTCGAGAAAATCGGCGTGTCGCTGCATACGTCTTATGGCCAGGGCCATACGCTCCTCCAAAACTTTATGGTTGGCGTTGGGCGATTGGCGTCTGTTGGCTTCCAGCCACGTTTGCAGCACATCCACCATCATGGGTTGAATGACGAAGGAGTTGTAATAATCGGTATGGAAGACTTCCCCATCCTTAAACCAGCCGTCGCCTACGTACCAATCTTCGATTTTTCGTACGCCGAATTCGATACGATAACGGTCCGCATTCTCTCCGATGGATAGCAAAAATGCCTCCACAATTGCCGCAAACAGTACCCAGTTGTTATTGGGCGGAACCACCCGGCGCAACAGTGTAAATTCTTCGATCACCCGTTTTTTAGTCACGTCGTCCAGCGGTTTCCAAAGGGCGTCGGGTGCTTTAAGCAAAGCCTGCGCCAGAAATGCGGCATCGACCAGCGTTTGTCCTTCTTTGCGCCAAAGCATATAATCAGGATGCGACGGATTGACGCTGTTTGCGATGCTTTTGAGGGTATACTCGCGCATTTTTTTGCGAAGTTGTCCTTCTTCGGTAGCATCATCGGGCAAAGCAAGCCAGGGAGCCACCCCTACGATAGTGCGGGCAAAACCTTCCAGATAGGCCACTTTGGCGTTGCGATTATCCCACGCGGGGCTGTATTCTACTTTCCAGTTTTTGATCAACGTGCCTTCCGCCAGATTTTTAAGAACGGGTTCGGCAATTCTGTAAAGCAACTTTACCCAATAGAGGCGGGCGGTATCTTCCGGTTTAGCGGTCTGCGTATTGATATCAGGCACCGCCAGTGCGCCGATGCTTAAAAAGGTATTTTGTTGGATAAAATCGCGACGATTCATGCAGAAACAGTAAATTACTTATTGCATCACTTTCAAACACACCGGCATGGATACTTTTACTTCTTTGCCGGTAGGAGTCAGTTTGCCCGTTTTGATATCACGGCTGAACACCACGATATTGTCGCTGTCCTGATTGGCGACCAATATCCACTTGCCGGTGGGATCAATCATAAAATTACGCGGTGTTTTTCCCAACACATTTTGGTGGCCCACGTAAGTTAACTGCCCTGATTTCTGATCTATGCTGTAAATCACCAAACTTTCGTGTGTGCGATTGGAGCCATACAGGAATTTTCCATCGGGTGAAATGTGGATATCGGCGCACCATTTACGGCCGGTATAATCTTCCGGCAGGGTTGTGATGGTTTGGAAGGCTTCCAGCTTTCCTTCGCTGTAGTTAAATCCCGTAACGGTGGCGTCCAGCTCCTGAATCACGTAGGCAAACTTACCGTTGGGATGAAACGTAAAATGGCGGGGGCCGGCGCCGGGTTTTGTACCGGTAAACGCCGGGTTGCCCGGGGTCAGCTGTCCGGTTGCGGCGTTCAATGTATAGGTCATGATTTTGTCGGTCCCCAGATCAGGTACAAACACATCGCGGTTGTTGGGGGCGATATTGATGGAGTGTACATGGGGTTTTTCCTGACGTTCGGTATTAATGCTTTTCCCTTCGTGCTGAATGGTTTGAGTGGGTTTTCCGAGCGAGCCATCGGCCTGAATCGGCAATACACTCAGGCTGCCGCCGCCGTAATTACCCACAATGGCCCACTTTCCGGTTTTATCAACGGTGATATGACAGGGACCGGCTCCGCCTGCCGATTCCGTATTGAGTAAAGTGAGCGCGCCGGATTGCTTTTCAAATGAAAAGGAGCTGACGGCCCCGCCATTTGATTCGGCAACCGAGTATACAAAGCGTTTGTTGGGAGCAAATGCCAGAAAGGAAGGGTTTTTTACGCCTGTTCCAATACTTACGGGAGTGAGATTGCCCGTTTTTGTGTTGAAGTCATAGACATAAATTCCTTCGCTTGTTTTAGTGGTATACGTACCTACAAACAGAAAAAAACCATTATTTTGGGCATTGATTGTACTGCTCATAAAATAGATAAGCGCCGAAAGGAAAAACCCGACTCGTTTCATACGATTGAACGGTTTATATAAGAATAGGAGAATGATTGCTTTTAACTCTTTTTGTAAAGTAACGAAAGAAAAGCTTTTACCCTGCATTCCGGCACTAGTTTTGGGGTTTATATCGAATGTGAAAAAAAATCCCTAACTTTTCGTCTAATTTAACTTTCTAACTTAAATCTTACCAACGTACCGATGAAAGGCATAGTTTTTACTGAATTTTTTGATATGATTGAACAGGAATTCGGTTATGAAATGGTTGATACACTACTTAATGAATCAGAACTGCCGTCAGGAGGTACATATACTGCCGTTGGTACGTACAGCCATATAGAAATGGTTAATCTGCTTGTAACACTCAATCACAAAACAGAAGTCCCTATTCCGCATTTATTACAGGCGTTTGGTCGCTATCTGTTCCAACGATTTACCAAGACCTATAGCCATTTGATCAATAAGGCACCTGATGCGTTTACGCTGTTAGGTTCCATTCATAATTATATCCATGTGGAAGTACGAAAACTGTATCCCGACGCGGAATTGCCCCATTTTGACATAGAGCAGCCTAATGATAATACGTTAATTATGCATTATTCTTCGGGCAGAAGTATGGGTGATCTGGCCTATGGGCTCATTGAAGGAGCGATGAAACATTATGGTGAAAAAGCAACGATTACACAGGAGTTGCTTTCAGAAGATGGCAGCCGGATAAAATTTGTCATTGTAAAGTAGTATGCAGGAAATCGAAATTCTCAAACGACGCGTAGAACGGGAGCGAAAAGCTCGAATGGAAGCGGAGGCTATTTTGGAAGACAAAGCACTCCAACTCTATCAGGTAAATGAACAGCTTCGCCAGCTTAATGAAAACCTTGAACAACAGGTAAAAGAAGGCGGAGCCAAGCTGCAAAAAAGTGAAAAGAGATATCAGCAGCTCATTGAGTCCGTTCAGGATATTATTTATAAAATTTCACCTTCCGGCTATTTCACTTTCGTTAACCCGGTCGTAGAACAACGTCTGGGTTACAGTGCCGACGAAATTATCGGTCGTCATTTTACCGAATTGGTTGTGCCGGAATACCGTGAGCAGTTGGTGAATTTTTATTGGGAAATGGTAAACTCACAAAAAGAGAGTACCTACAATGATTTTCCGGTCTATAAAAAAAATGGAGAGATAGCGTGGATCGGCCAAACGGTTCGACTGATCGAAAGTGAAGGTAACGTGATGGAGCTTGTCGCCGTAGCCCGAGACATTACAGAGCAGGTGGCCACCGAAGATGCTCTCCGCACTACCCAAACCCGCCTTTCCACTCTTATTACCAATCTTCAAAAGGGTGTATTGGTTGAGGACGAGAATAGGAGGATCATTCTGGTCAATCAATTGTTCTGTGATCTTTTTGCCATACCTCTCAAGGCCGAACTCCTGATCGGCATTGATTGCTCGCAATCGGCCGAGCAATCTAAGCACCTGTTTAGCAACCCGGAAGAGTTTGTTCAACGAATCAACGAATTATTGGCCCGGCAGGAGATCATGATCAATGAAGAATTGCACATGGCCGATGGGCGAATCCTTGAACGCGATTATGTTCCCATCTTTCTGGAAGGACAATATAGAGGGCACCTTTGGAAATATGCCGATGTGACGGAGCAGTATCTGGCCCGTGAGAGTATTCGGAAAAGTGAAGAAAAATACCGGGGGATCATGAACAACATGGAGCTCGGATTGATTGAGGTAGACCTGGAAGACCGCATTTGCAAGGCTTACGATCGTTTTTGCGAAATGATGGGCTACGCGGAAGAAGAACTCATTGGCCAAATTGCGTCTGACTTATTTTTGCCGGAGGAGTTCAGAAATGTATTCAATGAGCAACAGTCTATTAGGATCGAAGGTCGTGCTACCTCTTATGAGATCCAAATGGTCAAAAAAGACGGAAGCCGAATCTGGGTGATTGTCAGCGGAGCGCCCATTATGGATGAGTATGGTGAGATCGTGGGCTCTATGGGTATACACTACGATATTTCAGCCCGAAAGCTTCTCGAACAGGAGCTGGCTTTGGCCAAAGAGGTGGCGGAAGAGGCCCGGCAGGCTGAAAAACAGTTTTTGGCCAACATGAGCCACGAGATCCGCACTCCGCTCAATGCCATTATCGGAATGACTCACCTGCTGTTTGATACCCGCCCCAATAAGCAACAATACGAATACCTTGATATTCTTAAATCATCCGCTGATTTCTTACACAGTCTTATTTCAGATTTACTTGACATGGCAAAAATTGAAGCCGGACGCATCGAAGTCCAAAGCCATCCTTTTGATTTAGTTGGACTTCTTCGTACCACACAGAGAGTGTTCCAGATAAAATTGGAAAACCGTCCCATTGAACTTGATCTGATGATTGATGGTCGGATTGCCGGCAATTACATGGGCGATGATGTGATGTTGAATCAAATCCTCTTGAATATCATCGGTAATGCCGAGAAATTTACGGAAGAAGGAACGATTGAAATTACGGCTAAGCTTAAAAAAGAAGATAATGATACCGTCTGGATAGAGTTCAAAATTGCCGATACCGGTATCGGAATTCCTAAGGAAAAACTGGAACTTATCTTTCAGAAGTTTAAGCAGGTCAATCCTCAGGGGCATAAACATAAAGGTACCGGCCTTGGGTTGGCCATTACCAAACAATTGGTGGAATTGCAGGGAGGAACCCTTACGGTAAAAAGTGAAGAGAATGAGGGGACCACCTTTACGTTTACCCTTCCGTTTCAAAAGTCGGATGCTGAAATCGTGAAGAATGACTATGAGATCGAAGAAGGCAGCAGTAATTTAGAGAAATGTAACCTGCTGGTGGTGGAAGATAACATCATGAATCAACGCTACATCAGCGGTTTACTTAACAAATGGAATATTCCGTTTACCATCGCCATTGACGGACGAAAGGCGGTAGAGCAGGCCCATAAACAGCAGTTTGACATTATTTTGATGGATATTCAAATGCCCAATATGGATGGCTACGAAGCGACCTTAACCATCCGAAATACTACTAACCTCAATCAAAAAACGCCTATTGTTGCACTCACTGCCTCGGCCATGCTTGACCAAAAAAACAAAACTAAGGCGGTGGGAATGGATGATTTTATCACAAAGCCTTTTACCCCGACCCAATTATTAAGTGTCATTAAACGCTTTTTGAAAGCCGAGTCACTCAAAACCGAACCTGTACAGGATGAGGCACCTCCGGCAAAGGTTGAATCATTGCTGAACTATCCTCGAATCAAAGACTTGTACGGTGACGATACCGAATACATCGTAGATATGATGGAAACTTTCTTAACGGATGCCCTGCCGGATTTTGCGGAGTTTCAGGGATTAATAAATGCTCAGGATTGGGTAGCACTCAGTAAGTTGGCACACCGCCTGAAACCAACACTCGGCATGGTGGGACTCACGGATTTGGAGGAAAAGATGGGTCAACTGGAGACCCGGGCCCGCAATAATCCGCAACCCGAAAGCCTGCAATTGATTTGGAGCAGCATAACCGACAAGTTAGAAAATGGAACAAAAGAAATTCAGCAGGAAATCGAAAAACTGAAATCGTGACGGTTGGGCTTGTATTTTAACGGTTAGTAAGTCCGTAGCAGCTACTTCAAGGGATGCCTTTTCGGCTATCCGAAAAGCAGAGCTCCTTAACGTAATGTCGGAATGGCAATCGGGTCCATATCGGTAAAATCTTTGTTTTCGCCAGCCATTCCCCAAATGAATGAATAGCTTGATGTGCCGCATCCCGAATGAATGGACCAGGGCGGCGAAATAATGGCCTGATGATTGGCCACCCACAGATGCCGCGTTTGCGTGGGTTCACCCATCAGGTGCAATACGCCGTGATTTTCGGGTATGTCAAAATAACAATAGGCTTCCATCCGACGGTCGTGGGTATGGGCGGGCATGGTGTTCCAGACGCTTCCCGTTTGCAATACCGTCAGGCCCATTACCAATTGACAGCTTTGAATGCCGCCTTCGTGAATGTATTTATAAATGG
Above is a window of Runella slithyformis DSM 19594 DNA encoding:
- a CDS encoding PAS domain S-box protein, with amino-acid sequence MQEIEILKRRVERERKARMEAEAILEDKALQLYQVNEQLRQLNENLEQQVKEGGAKLQKSEKRYQQLIESVQDIIYKISPSGYFTFVNPVVEQRLGYSADEIIGRHFTELVVPEYREQLVNFYWEMVNSQKESTYNDFPVYKKNGEIAWIGQTVRLIESEGNVMELVAVARDITEQVATEDALRTTQTRLSTLITNLQKGVLVEDENRRIILVNQLFCDLFAIPLKAELLIGIDCSQSAEQSKHLFSNPEEFVQRINELLARQEIMINEELHMADGRILERDYVPIFLEGQYRGHLWKYADVTEQYLARESIRKSEEKYRGIMNNMELGLIEVDLEDRICKAYDRFCEMMGYAEEELIGQIASDLFLPEEFRNVFNEQQSIRIEGRATSYEIQMVKKDGSRIWVIVSGAPIMDEYGEIVGSMGIHYDISARKLLEQELALAKEVAEEARQAEKQFLANMSHEIRTPLNAIIGMTHLLFDTRPNKQQYEYLDILKSSADFLHSLISDLLDMAKIEAGRIEVQSHPFDLVGLLRTTQRVFQIKLENRPIELDLMIDGRIAGNYMGDDVMLNQILLNIIGNAEKFTEEGTIEITAKLKKEDNDTVWIEFKIADTGIGIPKEKLELIFQKFKQVNPQGHKHKGTGLGLAITKQLVELQGGTLTVKSEENEGTTFTFTLPFQKSDAEIVKNDYEIEEGSSNLEKCNLLVVEDNIMNQRYISGLLNKWNIPFTIAIDGRKAVEQAHKQQFDIILMDIQMPNMDGYEATLTIRNTTNLNQKTPIVALTASAMLDQKNKTKAVGMDDFITKPFTPTQLLSVIKRFLKAESLKTEPVQDEAPPAKVESLLNYPRIKDLYGDDTEYIVDMMETFLTDALPDFAEFQGLINAQDWVALSKLAHRLKPTLGMVGLTDLEEKMGQLETRARNNPQPESLQLIWSSITDKLENGTKEIQQEIEKLKS